One Xenopus tropicalis strain Nigerian chromosome 8, UCB_Xtro_10.0, whole genome shotgun sequence genomic window carries:
- the flrt2 gene encoding leucine-rich repeat transmembrane protein FLRT2, with translation MLRFALHFLSHLIFLQRPFLFCKPEMGLGTVIWPKNWVSFLKSWLVFSFGLSIQLSQSVACPSVCRCDRNFIYCNERSLTSVPLGIPEGVTVLYLHNNQINNAGFPAELHNVQSVDTVYLYGNQLDEFPMNLPKNVRVLHLQENNIQTISRVALAQLTKLEELHLDDNSISTVGVEDGAFREAISLKMLFLSKNHLSSVPVGLPLCLQELRLDENRIATISDQAFQNLTNLERLILDGNLLTNKGITDGTFSHLPKLKEFSMVRNSLTTPPTDLQGTYLVKLNLQDNQINHIPVSAFASLHKLERLDISNNRLKMLTKGVFDNLTNLKQLTARNNPWYCDCSIRWVTEWLKSLPAAINVRAFMCQGPEHFRGMAVRELNVNLLSCPTTTPILPPVTSASPTIAPTTPLSTVFIVTPTEAPTEPTPTPSLPPISPTLPDQVIIVDKVTPLHQDRLQIVIHYVNNTCVNVKWISFISVISFKLTWVKMGHSLVEGIVHERIVSSDRLHFTLVNLEPKSTYRICLVPLDAFNNYQAGEETVCAEAITKASLLNNGSNSPSSHEQTTPQGMGSPFLLAGLIGGAVIIVLVLLLSIFCWHMHKKGRYTSQKWKYNRGRRKDDYCEAGTKKDNSILEMTETSFQIVSLNNDQLLKGGFRLQPIYAPNGGISYTDCHIPNNLRYCNNSSVPDLEHCHT, from the coding sequence ATATTTCTACAAAGgccttttttgttttgcaaaccAGAGATGGGCCTTGGGACAGTAATCTGGCCCAAAAACTGGGTATCGTTTTTGAAGTCATGGCTTGTGTTTTCATTTGGACTTTCTATACAGTTATCCCAATCTGTGGCGTGTCCAAGTGTGTGCCGATGCGACCGGAACTTTATCTACTGCAATGAGCGGAGCTTGACCTCAGTGCCTCTTGGAATACCGGAGGGTGTAACCGTGCTCTACCTCCATAATAACCAAATTAATAATGCTGGATTCCCAGCAGAACTGCACAATGTCCAGTCAGTGGACACGGTTTACCTGTATGGCAATCAGCTAGATGAGTTCCCTATGAACCTTCCCAAAAATGTCAGAGTGCTTCACCTCCAGGAGAATAACATTCAGACCATTTCAAGGGTGGCACTAGCACAGCTGACAAAGCTGGAAGAATTGCACTTAGATGATAACTCTATATCAACAGTAGGGGTGGAGGACGGTGCATTTCGGGAAGCCATTAGTTTAAAGATGCTATTCCTATCCAAAAATCACTTGAGTAGTGTGCCAGTAGGCCTTCCATTATGTTTGCAAGAGTTAAGGTTGGATGAAAACCGCATAGCCACAATTTCAGATCAAGCCTTCCAAAATCTTACTAACTTAGAACGTTTAATTTTGGATGGCAATCTCCTCACTAATAAAGGAATTACAGATGGTACCTTTAGCCATCTACCAAAACTTAAGGAATTTTCAATGGTACGTAACTCACTCACCACTCCTCCTACTGACCTCCAGGGCACTTATTTGGTAAAGCTTAACCTACAAGACAACCAAATTAACCATATACCAGTGTCAGCCTTTGCCAGTCTGCACAAGCTTGAGAGATTGGATATTTCTAACAACCGCCTCAAGATGTTGACTAAAGGGGTTTTTGATAACTTAACAAATTTAAAGCAGCTAACTGCAAGAAATAACCCTTGGTATTGTGACTGCAGTATTAGATGGGTTACAGAGTGGCTTAAATCTCTTCCAGCAGCTATTAATGTTCGTGCTTTCATGTGCCAGGGACCAGAGCATTTCCGCGGAATGGCTGTTAGGGAACTGAATGTGAATCTATTATCCTGTCCAACAACCACCCCTATTCTGCCACCAGTTACATCTGCCTCTCCAACTATTGCACCAACCACACCACTATCTACTGTCTTCATTGTAACACCCACTGAAGCACCTACAGAACCAACACCTACCCCATCATTACCCCCAATATCCCCTACTTTACCTGACCAGGTAATCATTGTTGACAAGGTGACTCCTTTACACCAAGATCGTCTTCAAATAGTCATTCATTATGTGAATAACACCTGTGTCAATGTCAAGTGGATTTCATTTATTTCAGTAATATCCTTCAAACTCACTTGGGTTAAAATGGGACATAGTCTGGTTGAGGGTATTGTTCATGAACGGATAGTTAGCAGTGACAGACTGCATTTCACTCTAGTGAATCTGGAGCCTAAGTCCACTTATAGGATTTGCTTGGTTCCGCTTGATGCTTTTAATAACTATCAAGCAGGTGAAGAGACAGTGTGTGCAGAGGCAATCACAAAGGCTTCtcttttaaataatggcagcaaCAGCCCATCCAGCCATGAACAGACAACCCCTCAAGGCATGGGCTCTCCATTTCTGCTGGCAGGATTGATAGGGGGGGCTGTAATTATTGTACTTGTTCTTCTCCTGAGCATCTTCTGTTGGCACATGCACAAAAAGGGTCGCTACACATCTCAGAAGTGGAAATATAACCGTGGGCGACGGAAAGATGACTATTGTGAAGCTGGCACCAAAAAGGACAACTCCATCCTGGAGATGACGGAAACTAGCTTTCAGATTGTCTCCTTAAACAATGACCAGCTCCTTAAAGGAGGTTTTAGACTGCAGCCGATTTATGCCCCAAATGGGGGTATTAGTTACACAGATTGTCACATCCCCAATAACTTGAGGTACTGCAACAACAGCAGTGTTCCAGACTTGGAGCACTGTCACACGTGA